The proteins below are encoded in one region of Zootoca vivipara chromosome 10, rZooViv1.1, whole genome shotgun sequence:
- the LOC118091499 gene encoding isotocin receptor-like, whose translation MKNFSFSKDDYEPGISFFPGFLNSTNAPALPERQSRNEQLALVEIAVLGIIFATASVGNIILILVLWRRRMKLSRMYVFLLHLSIADLMVAFFQVLPQLFWKITDVFMGPDILCRTIIYLQLLSMFASTYMIVVMAMDRYQAVCHPMASFPKKAALWNAPICTSWFISLVFSVPQVFIFRKREVSPGIFDCQADFIEPWGTKVYVTWISIAIFFLPAAILILCHVRICRAIQMHMHLKSCNELEATNQKQMQPCQGSNASCTSKAMIKTIKMTVVIVVAYIFCWSPFFIAQLWTAWHPSDARTEGPVIAILMLLGNLNSCVNPWIYMYFCGQIPRCSKTIQDNTAAHEESTITGSVNLGEKESEDNITSV comes from the exons ATGAagaatttctcattttccaaagaTGACTATGAGCctggcatttctttctttcccggTTTTCTCAACTCCACAAATGCACCAGCTCTTCCCGAAAGGCAATCGAGAAATGAACAATTAGCTCTGGTAGAAATCGCTGTGCTGGGAATAATATTTGCGACAGCGTCGGTGGGCAACATCATCCTCATCCTGGTGTTATGGAGGAGAAGAATGAAGCTGTCTAGGATGTATGTGTTCCTGCTTCACCTGAGCATTGCGGACCTGATGGTTGCATTCTTCCAAGTCCTTCCGCAGCTCTTTTGGAAAATTACAGATGTTTTCATGGGGCCAGACATTCTGTGCAGAACCATCATTTATCTCCAGCTGTTGAGCATGTTTGCCTCCACCTATATGATCGTGGTTATGGCAATGGATAGATACCAAGCGGTGTGCCACCCCATGGCCTCTTTTCCAAAGAAGGCGGCTCTTTGGAACGCTCCTATCTGCACAAGCTGGTTCATTTCTCTGGTCTTCAGCGTTCCCCAGGTATTTATCTTTCGGAAGAGAGAGGTATCCCCAGGTATCTTTGACTGCCAAGCTGACTTCATTGAACCCTGGGGCACAAAGGTGTATGTGACTTGGATTTCCATAGCTATTTTCTTCCTCCCCGCAGCGATCCTCATCCTATGTCATGTGAGGATCTGCCGAGCAATCCAAATGCATATGCATTTGAAAAGCTGCAATGAATTGGAAGCAACAAATCAGAAGCAAATGCAGCCATGCCAGGGAAGCAATGCAAGTTGTACATCGAAGGCTATGATCAAGACTATAAAGATGACAGTGGTGATAGTTGTGGCTTATATTTTCTGTTGGTCACCTTTTTTCATCGCACAGCTGTGGACTGCCTGGCACCCCAGTGATGCTAGGACTGAAG GTCCAGTAATAGCCATTCTTATGCTCCTAGGGAATCTTAACAGCTGTGTTAATCCATGGATTTATATGTACTTTTGTGGTCAAATACCACGTTGTTCAAAAACAATACAGGACAACACTGCAGCTCACGAAGAATCTACCATTACAGGCAGTGTTAACTTGGGAGAGAAAGAATCTGAAGACAATATCACATCTGTGTAA